The DNA region GATGATTATTTAGCGAAACCATGTAATCCTAGAGAATTAGTCGCACGTATTCGCAGCATCATTCGTCGCTTTAATTCAGTTCCAACAGATAACACACAAGTACCTGATGAGGTCATTGAAGCACTCGATGTACTATTAGATATTAAGCGCCGAGAAGTTAAGGTCGCTGGAAACCTTATCGACCTGACAGCGACTGAATTTGATATTTTAGTCTTACTATTGCGACATGCAGGAGACCTAATTACTCGAGAGCAAATTAGCGAACAGTGTTTAGGTAGGAAATTACTGGCCTTTGACCGTAGTATCGATATGCACATTAGTCATTTACGAAAGAAGCTCAGTTCAACTGATTGTCCAATAGAGCGAATTAAAACTATTCGTGGAACAGGTTATCAATATGTGGCCGTTTAATCGATTAAAAGTTTTTTGGAAAGTTTTTATTTGGTTTTGGTTGTCACTGATTCTTTTAGTCTTGGTGTTCTTGACCAGTTGGGCTTTGGTTAAAGACTCTATTAGTTACTATTCAGCT from Pleionea litopenaei includes:
- a CDS encoding response regulator transcription factor, whose translation is MHHLLLVDDDIELCQLLKEYLTQEGFTLDMVHDGGQVAETLATTNFDLMILDVMLPNKNGFDVLREVSRTRNMPILMLTAKGDDIDRILGLEMGADDYLAKPCNPRELVARIRSIIRRFNSVPTDNTQVPDEVIEALDVLLDIKRREVKVAGNLIDLTATEFDILVLLLRHAGDLITREQISEQCLGRKLLAFDRSIDMHISHLRKKLSSTDCPIERIKTIRGTGYQYVAV